In the genome of Streptomyces sp. NBC_00259, the window CCGACACCGACCTTGATGATGTCCGCTCCGGCGTCGATGAGGTCCTTGACGCCCTCGGCGGCCACGATGTTGCCCGCGACGATGGGGACCTTCGGATCGAGGCCGCGGACCGCCCTGATCGCGGAGATCATGGACTCCTGGTGGCCGTGCGCGGTGTCCACGACGAGCGTGTCCGCACCCGCGTCGAGGAGCTGCTTCGCCTTGCCCGCCACATCGCCGTTGATGCCGACCGCGGCGGCGATCCGCAGCTTGCCGTCGGCGTCCGTGGCCGGTGTGTACAGCGTGGCGCGCAGGGCGCCCTTGCGGGTGAGGATGCCGGCGAGCCGGCCGTCCTCGTCCACGGCCGGGGCGATCTTGCGGTTGGCGTTGTCGAGCTTGGTGAACGCCTCGCGGGGGTCGATGTCCGCGTCGATCAGCAGCAGGTCCTTGGACATGACCTCGGACAGCTGGGTGAAGCGGTCCACGCCGGACAGGTCGTGCTCGGTGACGACGCCGACCGGTCGCTGCTCCTCGTCCACGACGACGCCCGCGCCGTGCGCCCGCTTGTGCAGCAGGGACAGCGCGTCGGCGACGGTCTGGTGCGGGGTGAGCACGATCGGGGTGTCGAGCACGAGGTGGCGCGTCTTCACCCAGGAGACGACCTCGGTGACGACCTCGATCGGGATGTCCTGCGGGATGACGACGAGGCCGCCACGGCGGGCGACGGTCTCGGCCATCCGACGGCCGGCGATCGCGGTCATGTTGGCGACGACGAGCGGAATGGTGGTGCCCGTGCCGTCGGGAGAGGCGAGGTCGACGCCCTGACGGGAGCCCACGGCCGATCGGCTCGGCACCATGAACACGTCGTCGTACGTCAGGTCGTACGGCGGCTTGAGGTCATTGAGGAAACGCACGTGCTGAACATCCCAGTCGATCGGAGGGGCCCCGGAGGTTTCACCCGAGGAAAACGCACGTACTTCATTGTCCCATGACACGGGCGGTGATCCGTGCGGGCCGATCATCCAGGACCGCGCGAAGGGCTCTCGTCGGATCCTCCAAGGGCGAGCAGTACGGCGAGCTGCCCCGGCATGGTGTCCACGGCCTGGGTGAAGACGTCCTGGGCGGTCTGCCAGTCGCGCGGGCGGGCCGCGGCGTACTCCTGCCAGCGGCGGACGAGGACGAGTGTGCCCTCCTCCCCCGGCAGGTCGGTGAGGCAGTCGGCGAGGGCGTCCCAGTTCCGGCCGAACCAGGCGGGCAGCTCCAGGTCGCTCGCGCAGCGCTCCATGAAGGCCGCCTTGTCCGTGACACCGTGCAGGTCGAGCACCGTGATGTTCCGGCCTGCGGTGGCGCCGAACAGGGCCGCGAGGGGGCCGTTTCTCATCGGAGTACCACCCTGAACGTCTGGTAGTGGTCGTCGGTGTAGTAGACCTCCCCCTCCTGCCCCGTGACGATGCGTCGGGCACCGCGGTCGCGCTCGCCGGGCGTGGGCACCGTGTACTCGCGGTAGTAGCCGCGCTTGTGGTCCGGCAGCAGGCCCTCGAAGTTCCCGAAGGTGGAGCCGTCCTTCTTGTACGGGAACGGCCCGCCGCGGTCGATCAGCCGCAGGGTCGTCCTGGCCTCGGGCGGCAGATCGGCGGCCCGGACGGTGGCGAGTCCGGTCGCGGAGGCGGAGACCGGGGCCGGCGGCGAGGACACCGTGGACGCGGGGCTCCGGGTCCCCGGGACCGGGCCCGAGTCGCTGCCGGAGCCGGTGGAACAGCCGACCAGCAGCAGGACCGGACAGGCCACCAGTGCCGTCAGCAGCCGGAAGAGGTACCGGAAGAGGTACGAGAGCCGGAAGGGCCGGTTCAGCATGCCGCCGATGCTGTCACGCCCGGGTGGCGAAGACGGTGAGGATCGGTCCCCGCGGGTAGGGAATGCCCCGTGCAGCACAGTGACGAGACACAGCGCGCCGCCCGTCAGGAGTCCGCAAGGCTCACCGCCGAGAGCGTCCACGGGGTGGCGCTGACCTGGGTGGACAACGCAGGACTCACCCGGGTCAAGGCCGTCCCCGTCGGCCGCCTCGCCCACGCGGCGACGCGCGGCGTCGGCATGTCCCCGGTCTTCGACGTCTACCTCGTGGACGATTCGTACACCACCAGCCGCCACATCGGCGGCCCGGACGGCGACCTGAGACTCGTACCGGACCTGGAGCGGCTCACGGTGCTGGCCGGTCAGCCCGGCTGGGCGTGGGCTCCGGTGGACCGGTACGACCAGCAGGGCCGGCCGTACCCGGCGTGCCAGCGGCTGTTCGCCCGCCGGATGGCCCGGCGGGCCGCGGAGCGGGGCATCGAGCTGCGGATGGGCTTCGAGACGGAGTGGGTCGTGCAGCGGGACGGCGCGTACCCGTGGGCGGGGCCGGCGTACGGGATGGCCCGGGTGGTCGAGCTGTCGGACTACGTGAACGAGGTGCTGCGGACGCTGGCCGCGCAGGGCGTGGAGGTGCTCCAGATCCATCCCGAGTACGCGGCAGGGCAGTTCGAGGTGTCCGTGGCCCCCGCGGACCCGGTCGGCGCGGCGGATCTCGCCGTACTGGTCCGCGAGACGATCCGTGCGGTGTCCGTGCGGCACGGGCTCACCGCCCTGTTCGGCCCGGCGGTGGAGGCGGGCGGCGTCGGCAACGGCGGCCATCTGCATCTGAGCCTGTGGCGGGACGGCCGCAATCTGTGCCGGGACGGTGAGGGGCCGTTCGGGATGACGGACGACAGCGAGTCGTTCCTCGCGGGCGTGCTCGATGCGCTGCCGGCCCTGATGGCCATCGGCGCACCGACCCCGGCGAGCTATCTCCGTCTCCAGCCGTCCCACTGGGCGGGTGTGTTCCAGTGCTGGGGCCTGGAGAACCGCGAGGCCGCCCTCCGCTTCATCACGGGCGCACCGGACGACCCGGACGGCGCGAACGCGGAGGTGAAGTGCTTCGACCCGGCGGCCAATCCGTATCTGGTGACGGGTGCGGTGATCGCGGCGGGACTGGCGGGCATCGCCGCGGGTGCACGGCTGCCGGACCCGGTGCGGGGCGATCCGGCGGTGACCGGCGCCGACGGTCCGGGCGCGGCCGCGTCGGCCGACGGAGCCGGCGGCACGGCGGCGGGCGACAAGGCCACGCGGGGCGGCACGGGCACGCCCGCGCGACTGCCGCGGTCGCTTCCCGAGGCGCTGGACCACTTCGAGCGCTCGGACGTGCTGCGTGACGCGCTCGGCGAGGCGCTGTTCGAGGCGGTCCTCGCGGTACGCCGCGCGGAGAACGAACTGTTCGCGGGCAGGGCCCCGCAGCAGATCGCCGACGCGACCCGCGGGCGGTACTGAATGCCCCTCACGCTGCCGCCGCTCGTCGACCACCACTGCCACGGGGTGCTCCGCCACGACGTGGACGCGGACGGGTTCGCCTCGTACCTGACCGAGTCGAACGCCCCCGCCGCGCCCGGCACGACCTTCTTCGACACCCAGCTGGGCTTCGCGGTGCTGCGCTGGTGCCCGCCGCTCCTCGGCCTCGACGCCCACTGCCCCGCGGAGCGGTATCTGGAGCGCCGCGGCGAGCTGGGCGCCGAGGAGTCGACCCGGCTGCTCCTGCGGGCGAGCGGTACCGGTACGTATCTGGTGGACACGGGCTTGCCGGGCGATCTCACGGGCCCCGGGGAGCTGGCCGGGCTCGGCGGCGGCGAGGCGGGCGTGATCGTACGCCTGGAGTCGCTGGCGGAGCGCACGGCGGATGCCGGCCAGGACGCGGCGTCGTTCCTCGAGGTGTTCGACCACGCCGTCACTGCCGCCGCCCGCACCGCCGCCGGCTTCAAGTCCATCGCCGCGTACCGCCACGGCCTCGGGCTCGACCCCGACCCGCCGGGTGGCGCGGAGGTGCACGCCGCCGCGGCGCGCTGGCTGACGGACCGGCCTCCGGGCGGCCGGATCACGGACCCCGTGCTGCTGCGCCATCTGCTGTGGTCGGCGGTCCGCACGGGGCTGCCGCTCCAGCTGCACACCGGGTTCGGCGATCCCGATCTGCGCCTGGACCACTGCGATCCGCTGCTGCTGACGGACTTCATCCGGGCGGTCGCGCCCCATGGCTGCCCGCTGGTGCTGCTGCACGGATACCCGTACCACCGGCACGCGGCCTATCTCGCCAACGTGTTCACACATGTGTACGCGGACGTGGGCCTGGCGCTCTCCCACACGGGCGCCCGCGCGGCCGCGGTCCTCGCCGAGGCGCTGGAACTCACTCCGTTCGGCAAGCTTCTCTACTCGAGCGACGCGTACGCGCTCCCGGAGCTGTACGTCGTCGGCGCCCGCGTCTTCGAGGACGCGCTCACCCGCCTCACCGACTCCTGGACCTCGTCCGGCGCCTGGTCCGAACCGGACGCGGCCCGCGTCGCCCGCATGGTGTCCGCGGAGAACGCGGCCCGGCTGTACGGCCTGGTCCCGGCGGGGCCGTGAGGGAGGCCCGGGTCGGCCCGGGTCCCAGCCGCAGCCGGGACCGGGCCTGTGGCCGTGGGGTCAGTCGTCCGGGTCCGCGCGGTCCAGGGCGGGGCGGGGTGCGGGACGGGACTCCGTCAGGAGGTAGTCCGCCGCCGCCGTGTCGGTCACCAGGCTGGTCACCAGCCCGGATCTGAGCACCGCCCCGATCGCCGCCGCCTTGCGCTGGCCGCCGGCGATGGCGACGACCTCCGGGATCCGGCGCAGCCGGTCGGCCTCGACGGTGATGCAGCGTTCGCCCAAGTCCCGGCCGACCCGTCGGCCGTCCGCGTCGAACAGGTGCGCCGACATCTCCGCCGCGACGCCGAGCGAGGCGTAGTGCGAGCGCTCCTCGTCGGTCAGCATGTCGTGCACCGTCGAGATGCCCGGCTCCCAGGAACCGATGGACACGCACGCGACCGTGACCTTGTCGAAGTACTCGAAGGCCCGCGCGATCCCCGTCTGGTTGCGCAGCGCGGCCGCGGTCGCCGGGTCCGGCAGCAGCATCGGCGCGTAGATCGGGTGCGCCTCACCGCCGGACACCTGCGCGGCACGGCGCACCGCCTCCACCGAGCCGCGCTCCGCGGTCCCGGCGTCGTACACCCCCGTGAGCTGGACGACCGTGCACGGCGGCAGCCGGTCCAGGGCCGCCGCCATATGGATCGTCGAGCGGCCCCAGGCCAGCCCGAGCACATCCCCCTCGTTCACCAGCTCGCCGAGCAGCTCCGCGGCCACCTCGCCCAGGTTCTCCGGGTCGGGGGACTCGTCCTCGCCCTCCGTGGGGGACTCGACGACCACCGCGTGCCGCAGCCCGTAGCGGGCGCGGAGCGCGTCCGAGCGCTCCGCGTCCAGCTCGGCGGGAACGCGGATCTCGATCCGTACGAGGTCGCGCTCCAGCGCCGTCTCCAGGACCCGGGCCACCTTGAAGCGGCTGACGCCGAACTCCTCCGCGATCTGGATCTTGGACTTGCCCTCGAGGTAGAAGCGTCGGGCCATGGCCGCCGCCTGCACCAGCTCCGCGGGTCCCATCCGCAGGGCCGACCGTCCCGCCGACATAGCAGACACCGCGATCTCCTCACTGCTGTTCACACTCCGGAACCGCCATCCTGACAGATCCGGGTGATGTTGATCAGCCCAGTCGGGCCCCGTTCACCGAGCTGTGGCTCAGTGGTTGCATGCCCAGGGTGCCGAGGCGATCCTCCGGGCCGCCTGCTCGCGCAGCGCACGGACGGCCTCGGCCGGGTCCTCGGCTCCGTACACCGCGGAACCGGCGACGAAGACGTCCGCGCCCGCCTCGGCGCACTGTTCGATCGTGGCTTCCGAGACCCCGCCGTCGACCTGGAGCCACAGCTCGAGTCCGTGTTTGGTGATGAGCTCCCTGGTACGGCGGATCTTCGGGAGCATGATGTCGAGGAACGCCTGGCCGCCGAAGCCCGGCTCCACGGTCATGATCAGCAGCATGTCGAGCTCGGCGAGCAGGTCCTCGTACGGCTCGATGGGGGTGGCGGGCTTGAGCGCCATCGAGGCGCGCGCGCCCTTGGCCCGGATCTCGCGTGCCAGCCGCACGGGGGCCGCGGCGGCCTCCACGTGGAAGGTGACGGAGCCCGCGCCGGCCTCCACGTACTGCGGTGCCCAGCGGTCCGGGTCCTCGATCATCAGATGGCAGTCCAGCGGGGTGTCCGTGGCGCGGCTGAGCGATTCGACCACCGGGACGCCCAGCGTCAGATTGGGCACGAAGTGATTGTCCATGACATCGACGTGGAGCCAGTCGGCACCTTCGACGGCCTTCGCCTCCTCGGCGAGCCGGGCGAAGTCGGCGGACAGGATGCTGGGGTTGATCTGGGCCATGTGCCAAGACTGCCATGCTCGCGCCCACTTCCCGGCCTCGGTGGGGACGGAAGAGGGCCGTTCCTCGTGACCGGGGGCCGCGCGGAGCGGCGCAGTCCGCCCATTCCCGGCATTCGGGGCCGCCTGAGGGCGGCCCGCCCGCGGGTTCGTCCGTAGAGTCGTCCGGGGGTTGCCTTCACCCCGGACCGACCTGTCTGCCGGATGTCCCCGGTTCCCCGCTCCCTCGATCGTGGTGGTGCTGATCCAGTCGCTCGGATGACTCGGATGACTCGGACTACTCGGGGAGAGAGCACGATGACGCACCGTAGGACCACCGTCCGCCGGACCGCCGTGGCCGCCGTGGCCCTGGCACTCGCGGGAGGCACGGCCGTGGCTCCCGCCCCGGCCTCCGCGGCGCCCTCACCGCACCGGTCGAGGGGGTGTGGCGCACGGACGGTTACGGGACGGTCCTGTCGGTCGACCGGGACGTGCTGCGGCAGTACCAGACGAGCGCCGCCGGCTGTCTGCCCGGCGCGAGCGCCGAGCGCTCGGGCGGCGGCGACCGTTCGGCCTCGTACCGGACCGCGGACGGCACCGTCCTGACCGTGCGCCCCGGCGCACTGCGCATCGCCAGCTCGCCAGGAGAGCGCGGACTGCGGCGCCTGGAATCGCTTCCCGCTGCGTGCGCACGACCCGCGCCGCAGGGGCCGGTCGCCGTGTTCGACATGTTCTGGCAGACCTTCGAGGAGAACTATCCGTTCTTCGCCGCCAAGGGCATCGACCGGCGCGCGGTCCGCGACCGCCATCGCCCGCGCATCGACGCCGGCACGACGGACGCCGAGCTGTTCGCGGTCCTCAGCGACATGGTCCGGCCGCTGTACGACGCGCATGTCCGTATCAGCGCGGGCGAGCAGGGCTTCTTCTACGAGAAGCGTCCCGGTACCGAGATTCCGACCGCGGACATGGACAAGCCCATCAAGGCGTACATCCAGGAGCGGGACCTGGGCGGCCGGCCGCTCCAGGAGTTCGCGCGCGGCCGGATCGGCTACGCGGATCTCCCGGGCGGGCAGGGCTATCTGCGCGTCACGGGCTTCGGCGGCTACACGGAGGCGAAGCCGGAGACGTACGCCGACAGCCTCGCCGCTCTGGACGATGCCCTGGACACGGTCTTCACCCGGGAGCGCACCACCGCTCTGACGGGCCTGATCATCGATCTACGGGTCAACGGCGGTGGCTCCGACAGCCTCGGCCTGCGGCTGGCCGGCCGCCTCACCGACCGCGTCCACTTCGCCTACGCCAAGCGCGCCCGCAACGACGCGTCCGATCCGTCCCTCTTCACCCGCCCCCAGCCCCAGCTCGTCCGCCCGGCGCAGGGCCCGCGCTACACGGGTCCTGTCGCGGTCCTCACCGGCGGTTCGACGGTGAGCGCCGGCGAGACCCTCACCCAGGCGCTGATGGAACGGCCGGGGCGGACCATCCGCATCGGGCAGCCCACGCAGGGCGTCTACTCCGATGTCCTGCCGAGGGCTCTCCCGAACGGCTGGCAGTTCCTCCTGCCGAACGAGGAGTTCCTGACCCGCGACGGCCGGACCTTCGACGGCCCCGGCATCCCCCCGCACCTGACCGAACCGGTCTTCACGGAGGAGGAGTTCGCACGCAACCGCGACTCGGCGTTCGACCGCGCACGCGAGGTACTCCCCCGGTCCGGCTGACCCACGCCCGCCCCGCCCCGACACGGGTCGGGGCGGCGGCGGCTGGGTGCTCAGCTCGGCTGGAAGCCGCCGACCTGGGGCATCTCTCCGGCCAGTCCGAGTTTCCCGGCGGTCAGCTCCACGCTGCCCGTTCCGGTGGGACCGGTGGCGCTCCCGGGCAGGACCCACACCGCGCCGTTGCAACGGTCCTCGCACTCCGCGCCGATGATCACATCGATGCGGCCGTCCGCCCGGACGTCGCCGACCGCGAGCGTGGAACCGAAGGTGTCCCCCTGCTCCGAGACGCCCGGCACCGAAGCGGTTTCCTGGGAGATCTGGTACGAGCCGGCGCCGGGCGTGCCGGTCCTCTTGCCGGGGATGACGACGACGGCTCCGGCACGCCCTTGGCCGTTCTGTGTCTGTCCCGGCACACCGACGACGATGTCGCCGAGACCGTCCTTGTTCAGATCGGCGACAGCGACGGCGGTGCCGAAGTTGTTGTACCTCGTCGACGTGCCGGGCACGCCGGCCGTGTCCTGGGTGATGCGCACCGGTGCTGCCGCGAAACCGTTCGCGCCGCCGTACCAGAGGGTGATCTGACCACCCTTGTGACCGTAGGTGCCGCTGATCGGTTCATCGGGGTCGCCGACGACGAGGTCGTCGTGGCCGTCGCCGTTGACGTCCCCGACGGCAGTGGTGGTGCCGTCGATGCGCAGCGGGTCGCTGAGGGTCGCGGGGTCGACGTACACGAGGCCGCCGCTGTAACCGCCGACCCTGACCGTGGTGATGATCCGCACCGCGCGGCCGTCGTGGCGTATCGCGTAGTCGGTGACGGCGACGGAGGCCGTGTCCCGGTTCCACTGCGACGTGCCGACCGACCCGTCGCGTGTGAAGGTTCCGCTGAACTCGATCGACCCGTCGTACCCGCCGACCAGCACCCGTGGGCCGGAGGTGTCACGCACGGCCGCGACGTCCAGTCCGTAGCGGCCGCCCTTGACCACCGGTACGGGCAGCCCGCTCGCCGCGGCCAGGCCGTTCCGGCCGCCCCACAGCACGGTGACGCCGCCGGCGTTCGCATCGCCGGCCAGGTCCTCGTCGGGCGCTCCCACGACCAGGTCGCTGTAGCCGTCCTTGTCGAGGTCGGCGAAGGCCGTCGAGGCCCCGAAAAGGTCCTGAGGCTCCGCGGCGTCCGGCACACCGGCCGTGTCCTGGGTGATGACGGCCTTGCGCAGGGTGGACACCCCGGTCCTGGAGCCGTAGAGGACGACGACCGCCCCCGCGCCCCGCTTGGTCCCCACATCGGCCGTGGGTGACGGGACCACCAGGTCCTGGTAGCCGTCCCCGTTGAGATCGGCAGGCGCGGCGATGGGCTTCGCCACGGCGGGGGCCACCACGCCCGAGCCGGCCACAGCCGCGCACGCCACGGCCACCGCGGCCGCCAACCTGTGTCTTCGAGTCTTCCCCATCTTCCCCACCCTGTTTCCCCTCCCGATCACCATGTGACAGCGGGAGCGTACGCCCCCGCGCGGCGCCGTCCCGCGCGACCTCCTGCCTGGGCAGTACCGCTACAGCAGCCCGTCGGCGATCGTGCCGAGCGAGAGAGCCGGGAGGAAGTTGAGCAGCGCCAGGATGACGGACGCCGCCGTGGCCAGGACCACGAAGTTGGCTCCCTGGGCGCGGAAGGTGCCCGCGGTGACGATCCCCGGCTGCTGCCCGGCGAGGCGGCCGGCCAGCGCCAGGACGCAGACCATCGGCAGATAGCGTCCGACCGGCATCGCCACCACCATCAGCAGGTTGTGGAAGTCGGTGGCGCCGTTGAAGCCCGCCATCGCACTGCCGTTGCTGTTGGTGTTGCTGGTGTACGCGTAGATGAGCTCGGTCAGTCCGTGCGCACCCGGGTTGCCCATCGACGTCTGGCCGTGGCCCAGCGCGAGCGCGAGACCCACGCACCCGAGGATCACGGTGGGCGGGATCAGCGCGTACACGACGACCCACCGCATCTCCGCGAACCCGATCCGCTTGCGCAGGTACTCGGGCGTGCGGCCGACCATCAGACCACCGATGAAGACGGCCACCAGGACCACCATGATCAGGCCGTAGAGCCCGCTGCCGGTGCCGCCGGGGGCGATCTCGCCGAGCATCATCGCGGCCAGCAGCACACCTCCGCCGAGGCTGGAGAAGCTGTCGTACGCGGAGTTGGCCGCGCCGTCGGCGGAGCCCGTGGCGGCCACGCCGAAGAGCGTGGAGCCCGGGATGCCGAAGCGTGTCTCGGTGCCCTCGTACGGACCGCCGACCGCCTCCGTGACCGTCCCGGTGTGGGTGCTCTGCGCGAGCGAGGCCGCGGCGAGCAGCAGGCCGAAGAGGATGCCGACGACCGTGAGGAGCGTCCAGCTGTGCTTCAGGCCGCCGGTCATCCGGCCGAACATGCGGATGCAGGCCGTGGGGACGAGCAGCATCAGCACGATCTCGAAGGCGTTCGTCCACGCCGAGGGGTTCTCGAAAGGGTGGGCGCTGTTGGCGTTGAAGACACCGCCGCCGTCACCGGAGAAGAGCTTGAGCCCCTCCCACGAGGCCGCCGGTCCCTCGAGCAGGGTCTGCCGGCCCCCCGCGACCGTGGTGACGGTCTGGCCGCCGCCGAGGCCCTGGACCACGCCGCCGGCCATCAGGACCAGTCCGGCGACGACCGCGATCGGCACCAGGACGCGGAAGACGGTGCGCAGCAGGTCGGTCCAGAAGTTGCCGAGATCGCCCGTCGAACGGCGGACCAGGCCCCGGATCAGGGCGAGGGCCGCGCAGATGCCGACGGCCGCCGAGGCGAACGCCTGGACGCCCAGGCCGGCCATGACGGCGAGGTGGCCGGTCGTCGACTCACCCGCGTAGTTCTGCCAGCTGGTGTTGGTCGTGAAGGAGACGGCCGTGTGCAGCGCGAGCCGCCACGGCATGCCCTCGTGCCCCGTCGACCAGGGCAGCCGGCCCTGGACGGTGAAGAGGGCGAAGAGCGCGGCGATGCTCACGAAGGAGAACGCCAGCAGAGCCGTCAGATAGTGCCGCCAGGTCTGCTCCTTGTCCGGGTCGATGCCGCAGACGCGGTAGAGGGCCTTCTCCGCCCGCGCGTGCTTGCCGCCGTCGAGGGCGCGGGCCATGTAGTCGCCGAGCGGGACGTGCAGCCCCACCACCACGGCGAGAACGAGCGATGCCTGGATCCAGGCCGCCATGATCAGGCTCCCTGCTTCGGGGACGGCACCGGGTGGGTGCGGTCGAGCGCGATGTTGAGTTCGACGACGTTGACGCCCGGCTCGCCGAGCACACCGAGCGCCCGCCCGGTGGTGTACCGCGCGATCAGCTCGCGGACGGCGGCCTCGTCCATGGACCGCTCACGCGCGATGCGCGGCGCCTGCAGCTCGGCGTACGCCGGGCTGATGTGCGGGTCGAGACCGCTCGCGCTCGCGGTGACCGCGTCGGCCGGCACCTTCGGGTGCGCAGGTGCCTCACCGCGTACGGGCACGGCCGTGGCGCGGCTGTAGTCCGCGCCGTCCTTGGCGCATTCGACGGCAACATCCTGATAGGAGCCGAGGAACGGCCGTGCGGGGCAGGGCTGGTTGAGGCTGACGACGCGGGTGACTCGTCCGCTCGTGCCGCCGTCGTGGAAGACGCCGAGGACCGCGCCGACGCCGTCGTCCGTGCAGTACGGACGCGAGCCGTCGACGCCTTCGAGGTCGCCGACCGCCTTGCTGCGCCCGCACACCAGGGTCAGCAGGCTCGGCTTGTCCGCGGTGTCCACGACGGACTCCGGGCCCTGGTTGCCGGCCGCGGACGCCGCGGCGTCGTAGCCCGTACCGGCGTTGGAGGGCCGGGACTGGAAGTACCGCGTGAGCGGGTTGCCCTCGGCGTCGGTGAAGGACTGGCCGATCAGCGAGCTGCCGGCCGGCCTGCCGTCGGCCCCGGTGATACGGGAGCCCTCCGCCCTGCCGTCCAGGCCGGGCACCTGGGCGAAGGCCGTCATCGCGAGCGGATAGGCCAGACCGGTCAGCAGCGTGAGGACGAGGACCACCCGGAGCGCTGCGATGTGCTGGGCGAGCCAGTGCGGGATGCGTGTCATGTCAGATCCCCGGGATGAACTGGACGAGGGCGACGTCAATGAACTTGATGGCCAGGAAGGGCGCGACGATGCCGCCGAGTCCGTAGATCCACAGATTGCGGGTGAGCAGGGCCGAGGCGCTGCTGGGCCGGTAGCGCACGCCGCGCAGGGCGAGCGGGATCAGCGCCACGATGACCACCGCGTTGAAGACGACGGCGGACAGGATCGCGGACAGCGGCGAGTGCAGGCCCATGATGTCGAGGCTGCCGAGCCCCGGGTACACCGCGACGAACATCGCGGGCAGGATCGCGAAGTACTTGGCGATGTCGTTGGCGATCGAGAAGGTCGTCAACGCGCCGCGGGTGATCAGCAGTTGCTTGCCGATCTCGACGATCTCGATGATCTTCGTGGGGTCGGAGTCGAGGTCGACCATGTTGCCGGCCTCT includes:
- a CDS encoding potassium-transporting ATPase subunit C → MTRIPHWLAQHIAALRVVLVLTLLTGLAYPLAMTAFAQVPGLDGRAEGSRITGADGRPAGSSLIGQSFTDAEGNPLTRYFQSRPSNAGTGYDAAASAAGNQGPESVVDTADKPSLLTLVCGRSKAVGDLEGVDGSRPYCTDDGVGAVLGVFHDGGTSGRVTRVVSLNQPCPARPFLGSYQDVAVECAKDGADYSRATAVPVRGEAPAHPKVPADAVTASASGLDPHISPAYAELQAPRIARERSMDEAAVRELIARYTTGRALGVLGEPGVNVVELNIALDRTHPVPSPKQGA
- the kdpA gene encoding potassium-transporting ATPase subunit KdpA, which codes for MAAWIQASLVLAVVVGLHVPLGDYMARALDGGKHARAEKALYRVCGIDPDKEQTWRHYLTALLAFSFVSIAALFALFTVQGRLPWSTGHEGMPWRLALHTAVSFTTNTSWQNYAGESTTGHLAVMAGLGVQAFASAAVGICAALALIRGLVRRSTGDLGNFWTDLLRTVFRVLVPIAVVAGLVLMAGGVVQGLGGGQTVTTVAGGRQTLLEGPAASWEGLKLFSGDGGGVFNANSAHPFENPSAWTNAFEIVLMLLVPTACIRMFGRMTGGLKHSWTLLTVVGILFGLLLAAASLAQSTHTGTVTEAVGGPYEGTETRFGIPGSTLFGVAATGSADGAANSAYDSFSSLGGGVLLAAMMLGEIAPGGTGSGLYGLIMVVLVAVFIGGLMVGRTPEYLRKRIGFAEMRWVVVYALIPPTVILGCVGLALALGHGQTSMGNPGAHGLTELIYAYTSNTNSNGSAMAGFNGATDFHNLLMVVAMPVGRYLPMVCVLALAGRLAGQQPGIVTAGTFRAQGANFVVLATAASVILALLNFLPALSLGTIADGLL